The Cydia pomonella isolate Wapato2018A chromosome 20, ilCydPomo1, whole genome shotgun sequence genome contains a region encoding:
- the LOC133528892 gene encoding beta-1,3-galactosyltransferase 5-like isoform X2 — protein sequence MSYMTSAGKPSPSSAYACCSMRWWRARLVPFGALLALASLLLLLPLQDPSPPALPRTTLVPVMAPLHVQAHEPSSPVNEARPTLPPEWTSDKDDEVLPAGAVRTRDRYVPGHTRSHAELCPARGAGTRLVVLVPSAPVYFRQREAVRLTWGHAARRTDITLAFMLGAPPAALRAAVDAEDTLYGDIVEGHYVDNYKNLTLKTLSMLEWFVPYCPLAARLLKADDDMFINVDGVLRFAEAPARSRATRTVWGKVWRNGRPARNASSKFFVPAEEFPGATYPPYANGPAYLVSGDAAGPLLRAALGARWLRMEDVLVTGVAAARARVLRADAPAFLRRRSALAHACELRAALAVHQVSYADQFDLWRKLHDPHVKCPP from the exons ATGAGCTATATGACCTCTGCAG GCAAACCTTCACCGTCATCAGCCTACGCGTGCTGCAGCATGCGGTGGTGGCGCGCACGGCTCGTGCCCTTCGGGGCGCTGCTTGCGCTTGCCTCTCTACTGCTGCTGCTGCCACTGCAGGACCCGTCCCCGCCGGCCCTGCCCCGCACCACGCTCGTGCCAGTTATGGCGCCGCTTCACGTCCAAGCGCACGAACCGTCGAGTCCCGTGAACGAAGCGCGACCGACCCTGCCCCCCGAGTGGACAAGCGACAAGGACGACGAAGTGCTTCCGGCGGGCGCGGTGCGCACGCGCGACCGCTACGTGCCGGGCCACACGCGCTCGCACGCCGAGCTGTgcccggcgcgcggcgcgggcacgCGGCTCGTCGTCCTCGTGCCGTCCGCGCCAGTGTACTTCCGACAGCGCGAGGCCGTGCGTCTCACGTGGGGTCACGCGGCGCGTCGCACCGACATCACGCTAGCTTTCATGCTGGGCGCGCCGCCGGCCGCCCTGCGCGCCGCCGTCGACGCCGAGGACACTCTCTACGGCGACATCGTCGAGGGCCACTACGTGGACAACTACAAGAATCTCACACTCAAAACCCTGTCGATGTTGGAGTGGTTCGTCCCGTATTGCCCGCTAGCGGCGCGGCTGCTGAAAGCCGACGACGACATGTTCATCAACGTGGATGGAGTGCTGCGGTTCGCGGAGGCGCCGGCGCGCAGTCGCGCCACGCGCACCGTGTGGGGCAAAGTGTGGCGCAATGGGCGGCCGGCGCGCAACGCCAGCTCCAAGTTCTTCGTGCCCGCGGAGGAGTTCCCGGGGGCGACGTACCCGCCGTACGCCAACGGGCCGGCGTACCTGGTGTCGGGCGACGCGGCGGGCCCGCTACTGCGCGCAGCGCTGGGCGCGCGCTGGCTGCGTATGGAGGACGTGCTAGTGACGGGCGttgcggcggcgcgcgcgcgggtGCTGCGCGCCGACGCGCCGGCGTTTCTGCGGCGGCGCTCAGCCCTGGCGCACGCGTGCGAGCTACGCGCGGCGCTGGCCGTTCACCAGGTGTCCTACGCCGACCAGTTCGACCTCTGGCGCAAGCTGCACGACCCCCATGTCAAGTGCCCTCCTTag
- the LOC133528892 gene encoding beta-1,3-galactosyltransferase 5-like isoform X1: MQFRRTVNSEVYLFTVCGGVVCYLYYLSPLHRTAGKPSPSSAYACCSMRWWRARLVPFGALLALASLLLLLPLQDPSPPALPRTTLVPVMAPLHVQAHEPSSPVNEARPTLPPEWTSDKDDEVLPAGAVRTRDRYVPGHTRSHAELCPARGAGTRLVVLVPSAPVYFRQREAVRLTWGHAARRTDITLAFMLGAPPAALRAAVDAEDTLYGDIVEGHYVDNYKNLTLKTLSMLEWFVPYCPLAARLLKADDDMFINVDGVLRFAEAPARSRATRTVWGKVWRNGRPARNASSKFFVPAEEFPGATYPPYANGPAYLVSGDAAGPLLRAALGARWLRMEDVLVTGVAAARARVLRADAPAFLRRRSALAHACELRAALAVHQVSYADQFDLWRKLHDPHVKCPP, from the exons ATGCAGTTCCGTAGAACTGTAAATAGCGAAGTGTATTTATTCACAGTATGCGGAGGTGTAGtgtgttatttatattatttgagtCCCCTGCATCGTACAGCTG GCAAACCTTCACCGTCATCAGCCTACGCGTGCTGCAGCATGCGGTGGTGGCGCGCACGGCTCGTGCCCTTCGGGGCGCTGCTTGCGCTTGCCTCTCTACTGCTGCTGCTGCCACTGCAGGACCCGTCCCCGCCGGCCCTGCCCCGCACCACGCTCGTGCCAGTTATGGCGCCGCTTCACGTCCAAGCGCACGAACCGTCGAGTCCCGTGAACGAAGCGCGACCGACCCTGCCCCCCGAGTGGACAAGCGACAAGGACGACGAAGTGCTTCCGGCGGGCGCGGTGCGCACGCGCGACCGCTACGTGCCGGGCCACACGCGCTCGCACGCCGAGCTGTgcccggcgcgcggcgcgggcacgCGGCTCGTCGTCCTCGTGCCGTCCGCGCCAGTGTACTTCCGACAGCGCGAGGCCGTGCGTCTCACGTGGGGTCACGCGGCGCGTCGCACCGACATCACGCTAGCTTTCATGCTGGGCGCGCCGCCGGCCGCCCTGCGCGCCGCCGTCGACGCCGAGGACACTCTCTACGGCGACATCGTCGAGGGCCACTACGTGGACAACTACAAGAATCTCACACTCAAAACCCTGTCGATGTTGGAGTGGTTCGTCCCGTATTGCCCGCTAGCGGCGCGGCTGCTGAAAGCCGACGACGACATGTTCATCAACGTGGATGGAGTGCTGCGGTTCGCGGAGGCGCCGGCGCGCAGTCGCGCCACGCGCACCGTGTGGGGCAAAGTGTGGCGCAATGGGCGGCCGGCGCGCAACGCCAGCTCCAAGTTCTTCGTGCCCGCGGAGGAGTTCCCGGGGGCGACGTACCCGCCGTACGCCAACGGGCCGGCGTACCTGGTGTCGGGCGACGCGGCGGGCCCGCTACTGCGCGCAGCGCTGGGCGCGCGCTGGCTGCGTATGGAGGACGTGCTAGTGACGGGCGttgcggcggcgcgcgcgcgggtGCTGCGCGCCGACGCGCCGGCGTTTCTGCGGCGGCGCTCAGCCCTGGCGCACGCGTGCGAGCTACGCGCGGCGCTGGCCGTTCACCAGGTGTCCTACGCCGACCAGTTCGACCTCTGGCGCAAGCTGCACGACCCCCATGTCAAGTGCCCTCCTTag